A window of the Bacteriovorax sp. PP10 genome harbors these coding sequences:
- a CDS encoding F0F1 ATP synthase subunit delta — MKEQIIAKAYAQSIVELGVELKLDVVSDLTKLTEVINKNNDLETLLFLDVFSAEEKLGVLNEVMKRLGLSQMVVNFMQYLVQEQRLGLMPMIFKNVIVIDDHNKGFLRGTIEGSEETIPADVKEKLKVYLQGKLGREPILEYKKSANVTAGYRVTVEDLQLDASLENQLDQFKDSVLNS; from the coding sequence ATGAAAGAACAAATTATTGCTAAAGCTTATGCACAATCAATTGTTGAACTTGGAGTTGAGCTAAAGTTAGACGTAGTGTCTGACCTTACAAAACTTACAGAAGTAATTAACAAAAATAACGATCTTGAAACTCTATTGTTTCTTGATGTTTTTTCAGCTGAAGAAAAACTAGGTGTATTAAACGAAGTTATGAAAAGACTTGGTTTAAGTCAAATGGTTGTAAACTTCATGCAATACCTTGTACAAGAACAAAGACTTGGTTTAATGCCAATGATCTTCAAAAATGTAATCGTTATCGACGATCACAATAAAGGATTTCTTCGTGGAACAATCGAAGGATCTGAAGAAACGATTCCAGCTGACGTAAAAGAAAAACTAAAAGTTTATCTTCAAGGAAAGCTTGGAAGAGAGCCAATTCTTGAATACAAAAAAAGTGCAAACGTAACAGCGGGATACAGAGTAACTGTTGAAGATCTTCAGTTAGATGCATCTCTTGAAAATCAATTAGATCAATTTAAAGACAGTGTTTTAAATTCATAA
- the atpG gene encoding ATP synthase F1 subunit gamma, with protein sequence MANIKELKKKIKSTKSTSKITQAMKLVSAAKLAKAQNNILNSRPYARELEDTIKTVSALVQNYDHEFLNEKKDNNKAVLLVISSDKGLCGSYNSQLAKKVRKFLEETNLDVKLIFIGKKVRDLLAADLNKGKTYSFVKNEPTFMEMEQVGVELSELFKTGEVGHVFVAFNHFLSAIAFDPTVKQLLPLTLDTAEKETLKEKFPFDFKYDPSATEILNTLIPQTYISTLYTALLDAVAAEHGSRMSAMDSASSNCKKAIRTLSIKMNKLRQAAITTELSEVVSGAESLNG encoded by the coding sequence ATGGCGAATATTAAAGAGCTGAAAAAGAAAATTAAAAGTACGAAGAGTACTTCTAAAATTACACAAGCTATGAAGCTTGTTTCGGCCGCAAAATTAGCTAAGGCTCAGAACAATATTTTGAACTCACGTCCATACGCACGTGAGCTTGAAGATACAATTAAGACGGTATCTGCATTAGTTCAAAATTATGATCATGAGTTTTTAAATGAAAAGAAAGATAACAACAAAGCTGTGCTTCTAGTTATCTCTTCTGACAAAGGGCTTTGCGGATCGTACAACTCTCAGCTTGCAAAAAAAGTTAGAAAGTTTTTAGAAGAAACAAACCTTGATGTGAAACTTATCTTCATCGGGAAAAAAGTTAGAGATCTATTGGCCGCTGATCTTAACAAAGGGAAAACATACTCTTTCGTTAAGAACGAACCAACATTCATGGAAATGGAGCAAGTTGGGGTAGAGCTATCTGAGTTATTTAAGACTGGGGAAGTTGGACACGTATTCGTGGCATTCAACCATTTCCTTTCTGCGATTGCTTTTGATCCGACAGTAAAACAATTACTGCCGTTAACTTTAGATACTGCTGAAAAAGAAACACTAAAAGAAAAGTTTCCATTTGATTTCAAGTACGACCCAAGTGCGACTGAAATCTTAAACACTCTTATTCCTCAAACGTACATCAGTACGCTATACACTGCTCTTTTAGATGCAGTAGCGGCTGAGCACGGATCGAGAATGAGTGCGATGGACTCTGCTTCATCTAACTGTAAAAAAGCAATTAGAACGTTATCAATAAAAATGAATAAACTGAGACAAGCAGCGATTACAACAGAGTTATCTGAAGTAGTGTCTGGTGCTGAGTCACTGAACGGTTAA
- the atpD gene encoding F0F1 ATP synthase subunit beta encodes MSENFGVVKQVMGPVLDVEFSNGKIPAIFNALKITNKTISKDEWNLTVEVSQHLGDNMVRCIAMDSTEGLSRGLKVLDTGKMIQAPVGKECLGRIVNVIGEPVDEAGPIGAKKTYDIHRAAPGFDKQSTKLEQFYTGIKVIDLLAPYVRGGKIGLFGGAGVGKTVLIQELINNIATEHGGYSVFAGVGERTREGNDLFHEMTESGVIAKTALVFGQMNEPPGARARVALTGLSMAEYFRDEENQDVLFFVDNIFRFTQAGSEVSALLGRIPSAVGYQPTLGTEMGAMQERITSTLNGSITSIQAVYVPADDYTDPAPATTFAHLDATTELSRQIAELGIYPAVDPLSSSSSILTPAIVGQDHYDTARGVQKILQKYKELQDIIAILGMDELSEEDKLIVGRARKVQKFLSQPFFVAEQFTGLKGKFVKMEDTIKAFKAILNGEVDELPEQAFYLVGGLEMVYEKAAQIKAGK; translated from the coding sequence ATGTCTGAAAATTTCGGTGTAGTAAAACAAGTAATGGGGCCCGTTCTGGACGTAGAATTTTCTAATGGAAAAATTCCTGCGATCTTCAACGCTCTAAAAATTACAAACAAAACAATTTCGAAAGATGAGTGGAATTTAACTGTTGAGGTTTCTCAACACTTAGGTGACAACATGGTTCGTTGTATCGCTATGGATTCAACTGAAGGTCTATCAAGAGGATTAAAAGTTCTTGATACTGGAAAGATGATTCAAGCTCCAGTTGGAAAAGAGTGTTTAGGAAGAATTGTTAACGTTATTGGAGAGCCGGTTGATGAAGCTGGTCCAATTGGCGCTAAGAAAACTTACGACATTCACAGAGCAGCTCCTGGATTCGATAAACAATCAACAAAACTAGAGCAGTTCTATACAGGGATCAAAGTTATTGACCTTCTTGCTCCATACGTTCGCGGTGGAAAGATCGGTCTTTTCGGTGGTGCTGGAGTTGGTAAAACAGTTCTAATTCAAGAGTTAATTAACAACATCGCTACTGAGCACGGTGGATACTCTGTATTCGCAGGTGTAGGTGAGCGTACTCGTGAAGGTAACGATTTATTCCACGAGATGACTGAGTCTGGAGTAATCGCGAAAACTGCACTGGTTTTCGGACAAATGAATGAGCCACCTGGAGCTCGTGCACGTGTTGCTTTAACTGGTCTTTCAATGGCGGAATACTTCCGTGATGAAGAAAACCAAGACGTACTATTTTTCGTAGATAACATCTTCCGCTTTACTCAAGCAGGATCTGAAGTATCAGCTCTTCTTGGACGTATTCCTTCAGCAGTAGGTTACCAGCCAACTCTAGGGACGGAAATGGGAGCTATGCAGGAACGTATTACATCTACACTTAACGGTTCGATTACATCTATCCAAGCTGTATACGTTCCTGCGGATGACTATACCGATCCAGCTCCAGCTACTACGTTTGCCCATTTAGATGCAACTACAGAACTTTCACGCCAGATTGCTGAGCTTGGAATTTACCCTGCGGTAGATCCACTTTCATCTTCATCGTCGATCTTAACTCCAGCTATCGTTGGTCAAGATCACTATGATACTGCTCGTGGTGTTCAGAAAATTCTTCAAAAGTACAAAGAACTTCAAGATATCATCGCGATTCTTGGGATGGATGAACTTTCTGAAGAAGATAAGTTAATTGTTGGTCGTGCAAGAAAGGTTCAAAAATTCCTTTCTCAACCGTTCTTCGTAGCTGAGCAATTTACTGGTCTAAAAGGTAAATTCGTAAAGATGGAAGATACAATTAAAGCATTCAAGGCAATTCTTAATGGTGAAGTTGATGAACTACCAGAGCAAGCTTTCTACCTAGTTGGTGGACTTGAAATGGTTTACGAAAAAGCTGCACAAATTAAGGCCGGTAAATAA
- the atpA gene encoding F0F1 ATP synthase subunit alpha has protein sequence MAMNPEEITSIIKERISNFQTRLQVDEVGTVLTVGDGIARAFGLKNVMYGELVEFESGTTGMVLNLETNNVGIAILGEDTRIKEGSSVKRTERIVAVPVGDALLGRVVNAIGEPIDGMGEIKSEHSRVVEIKAPGIIARKSVHEPLQTGIKAIDSMIPIGRGQRELIIGDRKTGKTAIAIDTIINQKGKNVICVYVAIGQKQSTVRQVQQKLKDAGALDYTIIVSATASASAPMQFLAPYTGCTMGEYYRDSGRHAVIVYDDLTKQAQAYRQMSLLLRRPPGREAFPGDVFFLHSRLLERGCKLNDELGNGSLTALPIIETQEGDVSAYIPTNVISITDGQIFLESDLFNSGIRPAVNVGLSVSRVGGSAQIKAMKKVAGTLRLDLAQYRELAAFSAFGSDLDEATKRQLNRGERLVELLKQDNYAPVDVIDQAVAILVATKGLLDVVPTPKVRVAEKDILEFLHSRHADVMTDISNAKEVKADNETKILEAVKGFLATKKY, from the coding sequence ATGGCAATGAATCCAGAAGAGATTACAAGTATTATCAAAGAAAGAATCTCAAACTTTCAAACTAGACTTCAAGTAGACGAAGTTGGAACTGTATTAACTGTTGGAGATGGTATCGCGAGAGCGTTCGGTCTTAAAAACGTTATGTACGGAGAGCTTGTTGAGTTCGAATCGGGCACAACAGGAATGGTTCTAAACTTAGAAACAAATAACGTAGGTATCGCTATTCTTGGTGAAGACACAAGAATTAAAGAAGGTTCTTCTGTAAAGAGAACTGAAAGAATCGTAGCTGTTCCAGTTGGTGACGCTCTTCTAGGAAGAGTTGTAAACGCAATCGGAGAGCCTATTGATGGAATGGGAGAAATTAAATCAGAGCACTCACGTGTTGTTGAAATTAAAGCTCCAGGGATCATCGCTCGTAAATCAGTTCATGAGCCTCTTCAAACAGGTATTAAAGCAATCGATTCTATGATTCCAATTGGACGTGGACAAAGAGAGCTTATCATTGGTGACCGTAAGACTGGTAAAACAGCAATCGCTATCGATACGATCATCAACCAAAAAGGTAAAAACGTAATTTGTGTTTACGTAGCTATTGGACAAAAACAATCTACAGTAAGACAAGTTCAACAAAAACTAAAAGACGCTGGCGCTCTTGATTACACAATCATCGTTTCAGCTACAGCTTCAGCTTCTGCTCCAATGCAGTTCCTTGCTCCATACACTGGTTGTACAATGGGTGAGTACTACAGAGACAGCGGTCGCCACGCAGTTATCGTTTATGACGATTTAACTAAGCAAGCACAAGCATACCGTCAAATGTCACTTCTTCTTCGTCGTCCACCAGGACGTGAAGCATTCCCAGGGGACGTTTTCTTCCTTCACTCAAGACTTCTTGAGCGTGGATGTAAACTGAACGATGAATTAGGAAACGGTTCACTAACTGCTCTTCCAATCATTGAAACTCAGGAAGGTGACGTTTCTGCATACATTCCTACAAACGTAATTTCGATTACTGATGGTCAGATTTTCCTTGAGTCGGATTTATTCAACTCTGGTATCCGTCCAGCTGTAAACGTTGGTCTTTCAGTTTCACGCGTTGGTGGATCTGCTCAAATTAAAGCAATGAAAAAAGTTGCTGGTACACTTCGTCTGGATCTAGCTCAGTACAGAGAGCTTGCTGCTTTCTCTGCTTTCGGATCTGACCTTGATGAAGCGACTAAGAGACAGCTAAACAGAGGTGAGAGACTAGTTGAACTTCTAAAACAAGATAACTACGCTCCAGTTGATGTTATTGACCAAGCAGTAGCAATTCTTGTTGCAACTAAAGGATTACTAGACGTTGTTCCAACTCCAAAAGTTAGAGTAGCTGAAAAAGACATCCTTGAATTTTTACACTCAAGACATGCTGACGTTATGACTGATATTTCTAATGCAAAAGAAGTAAAAGCTGATAACGAAACTAAAATTCTTGAAGCTGTTAAAGGTTTCTTAGCTACAAAAAAATACTAA
- a CDS encoding F0F1 ATP synthase subunit B family protein, translating into MKALAKYSFMFIALTATAVAAESGAHHEPSIKDLMYPAINFAVLAGFLVWKLKKPMHEMFTKNATEVESLMNSAAQKNKDAEERLKNLTSKMNNLPAEVSKIQNDYESDVKTFAQTHGQETQDHIVRTERDFDKKLEGEKNELVEKLNEDLLNNVIAKTKQTINGNADMKTRATSKIVSELR; encoded by the coding sequence ATGAAAGCTCTAGCTAAATATTCATTTATGTTCATCGCTCTTACTGCAACTGCAGTCGCAGCAGAAAGCGGCGCTCACCATGAACCGTCAATTAAAGACCTAATGTACCCGGCAATTAACTTTGCTGTTCTTGCGGGATTTCTAGTTTGGAAATTAAAAAAACCAATGCACGAAATGTTCACAAAGAATGCAACTGAAGTTGAAAGCCTGATGAACTCAGCAGCTCAAAAGAATAAAGATGCAGAAGAGAGATTAAAAAATCTAACTTCGAAAATGAATAATCTTCCAGCTGAAGTTTCTAAAATTCAAAATGACTATGAATCAGACGTTAAGACGTTTGCTCAAACTCATGGCCAGGAAACTCAGGATCATATCGTAAGAACTGAAAGAGACTTCGATAAGAAACTTGAAGGTGAGAAGAATGAATTAGTTGAAAAACTAAACGAAGATCTTCTTAACAATGTAATTGCTAAAACTAAGCAAACAATCAATGGAAATGCCGACATGAAAACTCGTGCAACTTCTAAAATTGTTTCAGAACTGAGATAG
- a CDS encoding ParB/RepB/Spo0J family partition protein, with the protein MAKKLALGKGIASLLHDATPNTVVNQTYNSHYGNPQEHAPAAPVEKEIEIRYENTPLLVNVGSIKTNPNQPRKIFKEKDLDELAESIRENGIIQPLIVAELENGEYELVAGERRLRASKKIGLEQVPVVVKRATDREKMIMSIIENVQRSDLNCVEEALAYYQLMNEYKLTQEDVAKKLGKERSTVANFLRVLNLPRPVIDLLQKEMLSFGHAKILAAVKEREDATRLANEAVAKSWSVRELEQAIKAKKPLKEKAGRTNPFFEEKLDQFRKTLEQKTGYHFALSSGKNGSGQISLKYSNEAEFNDIYEFLLSK; encoded by the coding sequence ATGGCTAAGAAACTTGCTTTAGGAAAAGGAATCGCATCACTACTTCACGATGCAACTCCAAACACTGTTGTTAATCAAACTTACAATTCTCACTATGGAAATCCACAAGAGCATGCTCCGGCCGCTCCTGTAGAAAAAGAAATTGAGATTAGATATGAAAACACTCCGCTCCTGGTAAATGTTGGATCAATTAAAACAAATCCAAATCAACCACGAAAAATTTTCAAGGAAAAAGACCTTGATGAATTGGCAGAGTCTATTAGAGAAAACGGAATCATTCAGCCGCTAATCGTTGCTGAATTAGAAAACGGTGAATACGAACTTGTGGCCGGTGAACGCCGTTTACGTGCTTCGAAAAAAATCGGATTAGAACAAGTTCCAGTTGTAGTGAAGAGAGCGACTGATCGTGAAAAAATGATCATGTCTATTATCGAGAACGTTCAACGTTCGGATCTTAACTGTGTTGAAGAAGCTCTTGCTTACTACCAACTGATGAACGAATACAAACTGACTCAAGAAGATGTTGCTAAGAAACTTGGGAAAGAGCGCTCGACTGTAGCGAACTTCCTTCGCGTATTAAATCTTCCACGTCCAGTTATCGATCTTCTTCAAAAAGAAATGCTTTCGTTTGGACACGCTAAAATTTTAGCCGCTGTTAAAGAGCGTGAGGATGCCACTAGACTCGCTAACGAAGCTGTTGCTAAGTCATGGTCAGTTCGCGAACTAGAACAGGCCATTAAGGCTAAAAAGCCGCTTAAAGAAAAAGCGGGTAGAACAAATCCATTTTTCGAAGAGAAACTTGACCAATTTAGAAAGACTCTCGAGCAAAAAACTGGATACCATTTCGCTTTATCGAGTGGTAAAAATGGATCCGGACAGATTTCGTTAAAATATAGCAATGAGGCAGAATTTAACGATATATATGAATTCCTTCTATCGAAGTAG
- a CDS encoding patatin-like phospholipase family protein encodes MYHDVDLSQFKNKKTALVLSGGVVKAASWHLGVALALEELGFVLKHNKSPHDVDYEISTYVGSSAGSLINLYFASGFRPIDVIDATLNRKNAQTSLKPITYADMLSRKMPMKNPFNFDFYNPLEGFPSLIKQMSKPLLSLSGLFSTEGLNQYMQKNVIISQSFDEYAADMFVVATQLDHSRKVIFGKYNYPSPIHDSTAEYYTGVDVSQAVSASMSVPPFYAPFPIKNPRTSQTDYYIDGEIRETLSTHVAVDNKCDYVISSWTHTPYHYHDEIGSLINFGIPAICMQAIYLMIQKKIVASRSQNILAKDIIDTVNDYMASQNFSTKDRTKITSILERKMNYNPNVKFIDIYPDHSHYKLFFTNSFSLDPNKAKYIMTAGYKKTLEVFKKLE; translated from the coding sequence ATGTATCATGATGTTGATTTAAGCCAATTCAAAAATAAAAAAACCGCACTAGTCTTGTCTGGTGGAGTTGTAAAAGCAGCTTCATGGCATTTGGGTGTTGCCCTGGCCCTCGAAGAATTAGGCTTTGTTTTAAAACACAATAAATCGCCACATGATGTTGATTATGAAATTTCAACTTATGTTGGATCAAGTGCCGGTTCACTAATCAATCTTTACTTCGCTTCAGGCTTCCGCCCGATTGATGTCATTGATGCTACTTTAAATCGCAAGAATGCCCAGACATCGCTAAAGCCTATCACCTACGCAGATATGCTTTCTCGCAAAATGCCGATGAAGAATCCTTTCAACTTCGATTTTTATAATCCGCTTGAAGGTTTCCCTTCTCTAATTAAGCAAATGTCTAAACCGCTTCTTTCGCTCTCTGGTTTGTTTTCAACTGAAGGCCTAAACCAATACATGCAAAAGAATGTCATCATCTCTCAGTCATTTGATGAATACGCTGCCGATATGTTTGTCGTTGCGACTCAACTCGATCACTCTCGAAAAGTTATTTTCGGGAAATATAATTACCCAAGTCCGATTCATGATTCGACTGCCGAGTATTATACTGGTGTAGATGTCTCTCAAGCTGTTTCAGCAAGCATGAGTGTTCCACCTTTTTATGCTCCATTCCCGATTAAAAATCCTAGAACATCTCAGACAGATTATTATATCGATGGCGAAATTAGAGAGACATTATCTACTCACGTCGCTGTTGATAATAAATGTGATTACGTTATTAGCTCATGGACTCACACGCCTTATCACTACCACGATGAAATCGGATCTTTGATCAACTTTGGTATCCCTGCTATTTGTATGCAGGCCATTTATCTAATGATCCAAAAGAAGATTGTTGCTTCAAGAAGCCAGAACATTCTAGCTAAAGATATTATCGATACAGTTAATGATTACATGGCCTCGCAAAACTTCAGCACGAAGGATAGAACGAAGATCACTTCTATTTTAGAGCGCAAAATGAACTACAATCCGAATGTTAAGTTTATTGATATTTATCCGGATCACTCTCACTACAAACTATTCTTTACGAATTCATTCTCGTTAGATCCAAACAAAGCGAAGTATATTATGACGGCAGGTTATAAGAAGACTTTGGAAGTTTTTAAAAAGCTAGAATAA
- a CDS encoding bactofilin family protein has protein sequence MERRRGEVSAIIEEGCKFEGNLSFNGTARIAGIVNGSVFSNDTVVISEGAIINADINANIIIIAGSVKGNIKASSRVEILKPARFEGIITTPSLIVEEGVIFHGTTKMRDKKNTQT, from the coding sequence ATGGAAAGACGCCGTGGTGAAGTTTCAGCGATCATTGAAGAGGGTTGTAAGTTTGAAGGAAACCTTTCTTTCAATGGAACTGCAAGAATTGCGGGCATCGTAAACGGGTCAGTGTTTTCAAATGACACAGTTGTTATTTCTGAAGGCGCTATTATCAACGCCGATATTAACGCAAACATTATTATTATAGCCGGTTCCGTAAAAGGAAATATCAAGGCCAGCTCTCGAGTAGAAATATTGAAGCCCGCGCGATTTGAAGGGATTATAACGACTCCAAGTTTAATTGTGGAAGAAGGCGTTATTTTTCACGGTACAACAAAAATGCGCGACAAGAAAAATACTCAAACTTAA
- a CDS encoding coiled-coil domain-containing protein has product MNQDGIWLSILDYANVKKTSISTIRRSIKAGHIKHKEENGKYFIWTKEIAVEKVELSLKLENEFLKRRNRELEEEINDLKMLLQVYESSIHQDQLPPLPEIEL; this is encoded by the coding sequence ATGAATCAAGATGGAATTTGGTTATCAATTCTCGACTACGCTAACGTTAAGAAGACTTCAATCTCGACAATCCGTAGATCGATCAAAGCAGGTCACATTAAGCACAAAGAAGAAAACGGAAAGTACTTTATCTGGACTAAGGAAATAGCCGTAGAGAAAGTCGAACTTTCTTTAAAATTGGAAAACGAATTTCTAAAAAGAAGAAATCGTGAACTAGAAGAAGAAATTAACGACCTGAAGATGCTTCTGCAGGTTTATGAATCAAGTATTCATCAGGACCAGCTTCCGCCATTGCCAGAGATAGAACTATGA
- the ligA gene encoding NAD-dependent DNA ligase LigA, whose protein sequence is MSRIQTLEKEIIKHKALYYQGRPDISDSDYDKLEEELRKLDPKNSTLLIVGTTTSASDKIKHDKKMLSLEKTYVVEDLVSWKGNEDILSTMKLDGISCSIIFEDGHLTMAKTRGDGTFGENITKKVMWVSNVPKLITSKNKIEIRGELFCDEKSFFDLAQEMTSIGLEKPTSQRNIVAGLMGRKDNLELCRYIKFMAFDYLSDERLETEDQKFKILSKLGFLIPEVEIHTSKESIQDVILKAREFMSEGDYQIDGLVFTFNKMFLHEELGETSHHPRYKMAFKFQGESKNTILKEIIWSVSRNGILTPVGDVEPVELSGAMISRVTLHNYGMVAANNLKAGDVIEIIRSGEVIPKFLSVVTPSNNKLEIPECCPSCHSKVEIVDIRLFCKNENCPGKNKEIILNFIQKIGIDDLSGKRLEELINAKLVKTIPDLYRLEAADLMKIDKVKDKLSNKLIESIQKTKNVDLITFLAALGISGGAFNKCEKIVRAGFDNITKIKHLSIEQLMKVESFADKSATDFLSSLREKKDMIDELVELGFEFTVEETRETAVTGKKICITGALSEKRPVIEDMIRAGGGIVVSSVSKNTDILVTNETDPTSSKFKKALELKIKIITEAELLKLLA, encoded by the coding sequence ATGAGTCGCATCCAGACACTAGAAAAAGAAATTATTAAACACAAGGCGCTCTATTATCAAGGGCGCCCCGATATCTCTGATAGCGACTATGACAAGCTAGAAGAGGAATTAAGAAAACTCGATCCAAAAAATTCTACACTGTTAATCGTTGGGACGACCACTTCGGCCAGCGACAAGATTAAGCATGATAAAAAAATGCTTTCTCTTGAAAAGACTTATGTCGTTGAAGACCTGGTTTCATGGAAAGGCAATGAAGACATTTTAAGCACTATGAAGCTTGATGGAATCAGCTGCTCGATCATTTTTGAAGATGGTCACTTAACTATGGCCAAGACTAGAGGTGATGGGACGTTTGGGGAAAACATAACGAAAAAAGTTATGTGGGTATCTAATGTTCCAAAGTTAATAACATCAAAAAATAAAATCGAAATTAGGGGAGAACTTTTTTGTGATGAAAAAAGCTTCTTTGATTTAGCCCAGGAAATGACTTCTATCGGTCTTGAAAAACCAACTAGCCAAAGAAATATTGTTGCTGGTTTGATGGGAAGAAAAGATAACCTGGAACTTTGTCGCTACATCAAGTTCATGGCCTTTGATTACTTAAGTGATGAAAGACTTGAAACTGAAGATCAAAAATTTAAAATTTTATCTAAGCTTGGTTTTTTAATTCCAGAAGTGGAAATTCATACAAGCAAAGAAAGTATTCAAGATGTTATTTTGAAGGCGCGAGAATTTATGTCAGAAGGAGATTATCAGATTGATGGACTCGTTTTTACATTTAATAAAATGTTTTTGCATGAAGAGTTGGGGGAAACATCTCACCATCCTCGTTATAAGATGGCCTTTAAGTTTCAAGGTGAATCAAAGAATACTATTTTAAAAGAAATTATCTGGTCGGTGTCACGCAATGGGATTCTAACTCCAGTAGGCGATGTTGAACCGGTGGAATTGTCGGGAGCGATGATTTCGAGAGTGACTTTGCATAATTACGGCATGGTCGCTGCGAATAATTTGAAGGCAGGGGATGTGATTGAAATCATCCGCTCTGGTGAAGTTATTCCAAAGTTTTTATCGGTTGTGACTCCTTCAAACAATAAACTCGAGATTCCCGAGTGTTGCCCGAGTTGCCATTCAAAAGTTGAGATCGTAGATATCAGACTTTTTTGTAAGAACGAAAATTGCCCAGGAAAAAACAAAGAGATCATTTTAAATTTCATTCAGAAGATTGGCATTGATGATTTAAGTGGAAAGAGATTGGAGGAATTAATTAATGCTAAATTAGTTAAAACCATTCCAGATTTATATCGTTTAGAAGCAGCAGATCTGATGAAGATTGATAAAGTTAAAGATAAGTTAAGCAATAAACTTATCGAATCAATTCAAAAAACTAAGAATGTAGATTTAATTACCTTTCTGGCCGCACTTGGAATTTCTGGTGGAGCATTTAATAAATGTGAAAAAATTGTGAGAGCTGGTTTTGATAACATCACAAAAATTAAACATTTAAGTATCGAGCAACTAATGAAAGTTGAATCTTTTGCTGATAAATCAGCAACAGACTTCCTTTCTTCTTTGCGCGAGAAAAAAGATATGATCGACGAGTTAGTCGAACTTGGGTTTGAGTTTACAGTAGAGGAAACGCGAGAAACGGCCGTTACTGGAAAGAAAATTTGTATTACTGGAGCGTTGTCAGAAAAGCGCCCGGTGATTGAAGATATGATTAGAGCTGGTGGCGGAATTGTTGTTTCATCAGTTTCTAAAAATACAGATATCTTAGTTACAAATGAAACGGATCCTACTTCAAGTAAATTTAAGAAAGCTTTAGAATTAAAAATTAAAATTATCACTGAAGCTGAACTGCTAAAACTTTTAGCGTAG
- the atpC gene encoding ATP synthase F1 subunit epsilon codes for MKYYTVDILTPSKIIAKAIPAESLLIPTVRGQINVLENHTHIVTKLATGILTVFGGPDYADRNFLLSSGVCKILENKVIILANTAEESTEVNVERAKLSLQNAEDRLKNTEGLSIEEVDHYVQKAERARLRIQLAEFTRSH; via the coding sequence ATGAAATATTATACAGTTGATATTCTGACGCCTTCTAAAATTATTGCTAAAGCAATCCCTGCTGAATCGTTGCTAATCCCAACGGTTCGCGGGCAGATCAACGTTCTTGAAAATCATACTCACATCGTAACGAAACTTGCGACTGGGATTTTAACGGTTTTCGGTGGACCAGATTACGCTGATAGAAACTTTTTACTTTCGTCAGGTGTTTGTAAAATTTTAGAAAACAAAGTCATCATCCTTGCTAATACTGCAGAAGAGAGCACGGAAGTTAATGTTGAGAGAGCTAAGCTTTCTCTTCAAAACGCTGAAGACAGATTGAAAAATACAGAAGGTCTTTCTATTGAAGAAGTTGACCATTATGTTCAGAAAGCTGAAAGAGCTAGATTACGTATTCAGCTCGCAGAATTCACAAGATCACACTAA